A section of the Saccharopolyspora gregorii genome encodes:
- a CDS encoding glycosyltransferase family 87 protein, with protein sequence MATPLRSPRLPGPRQAALTRYLATAQRWFARLRAHVLVRPRPVIAAGAVALLVSLVALFLMSRAGLGHGAGVDYQVYRWAVHTWLSGGDITVGGPMTSADRILPWVYPPFALLPLAVPSVLPYVAGLWLLYLTDLVAIGVVLYLVARRTWPHLGRESAAAVAAIGLPGTLLLEPVYASFGLGQVNVLLMGLVAVDCLTEHPRWPRGLLVGLAAAIKLTPAAFLLFFLVRKEYRAAAVAAITAAAGTCFGFVLNRSASMDYWFGTGPAAGVSGSSYHTNQSIMGALSRLDLPALTEHALWALCALVLTLVAVRVLRTAEVAPALLATALLALLVSPTSWSDHWVWVAPGVLVAAGTALRRRSRGWLVSAGVLVLAAFVTTFRMFPANGNWNALQHLFGNSYLLIGIAMLLLLSRYAEPAPAVTGDPSRD encoded by the coding sequence TTGGCCACCCCGCTACGCAGCCCCCGGTTACCCGGGCCCAGGCAGGCCGCACTCACCCGCTACCTCGCCACCGCGCAGCGCTGGTTCGCGCGGCTGCGCGCCCACGTGCTGGTCCGGCCGCGGCCGGTCATCGCCGCCGGTGCGGTGGCGCTGCTGGTCTCGCTGGTGGCGCTGTTCCTGATGAGCCGCGCCGGGCTGGGGCACGGCGCGGGCGTCGACTACCAGGTGTACCGCTGGGCGGTGCACACCTGGCTCAGCGGCGGGGACATCACGGTCGGCGGTCCGATGACGAGCGCCGACCGGATCCTGCCGTGGGTGTACCCGCCGTTCGCGCTGCTGCCGCTGGCGGTGCCGTCGGTGCTGCCGTACGTGGCGGGGCTGTGGCTGCTCTACCTGACGGACCTGGTCGCGATCGGCGTGGTGCTGTACCTGGTGGCGCGGCGGACGTGGCCGCACCTGGGCCGGGAGAGCGCGGCCGCGGTGGCCGCGATCGGCCTGCCGGGCACGCTGCTGCTGGAACCGGTGTACGCGTCGTTCGGGCTGGGCCAGGTCAACGTGCTGCTGATGGGGCTGGTGGCGGTGGACTGCCTGACCGAGCACCCGCGCTGGCCGCGGGGCCTGCTGGTCGGCCTGGCCGCCGCGATCAAGCTGACGCCGGCCGCGTTCCTGCTGTTTTTCCTGGTGCGCAAGGAGTACCGGGCGGCCGCGGTCGCCGCGATCACCGCCGCCGCCGGGACCTGCTTCGGGTTCGTGCTGAACCGCTCGGCGTCGATGGACTACTGGTTCGGCACCGGTCCGGCCGCGGGCGTCAGCGGTTCCTCGTACCACACCAACCAGTCGATCATGGGCGCGTTGTCCCGGCTGGACCTGCCCGCGTTGACCGAGCACGCGCTGTGGGCGCTGTGCGCGCTGGTGCTGACGCTGGTGGCGGTGCGGGTGCTGCGCACGGCGGAGGTGGCTCCGGCGCTGCTGGCGACGGCACTGCTGGCGCTGCTGGTCTCGCCGACGTCCTGGTCGGACCACTGGGTGTGGGTGGCGCCGGGCGTGCTCGTCGCGGCCGGCACGGCGTTGCGCAGGCGCAGCCGCGGCTGGCTGGTGTCGGCGGGCGTGCTCGTGCTGGCCGCCTTCGTCACCACGTTCCGGATGTTCCCGGCCAATGGGAACTGGAATGCGCTACAGCACCTGTTCGGCAATTCCTATCTGCTGATCGGAATCGCAATGCTTCTGCTGCTGTCGCGTTACGCGGAACCGGCGCCCGCGGTGACCGGAGACCCGTCCCGCGATTGA
- a CDS encoding cupin domain-containing protein, with amino-acid sequence MADAFHPDLTSKVDPAEKQSLRSRLHHIRGSELDGGTAQTEGMQRFAAISGDTVGSERIWTGETHVAPATASDNHHHGESETAIYVVSGHPRFVFHDGTEEVRIETEPGDYIFVPPYVPHREENPDPEHKAVVVISRSTQEAIVVNLPELYAL; translated from the coding sequence ATGGCGGACGCATTCCACCCCGACCTGACCTCGAAGGTCGACCCCGCGGAGAAGCAGTCGCTGCGCTCCCGGCTGCACCACATCCGCGGCAGCGAGCTGGACGGGGGCACCGCGCAGACCGAGGGCATGCAGCGGTTCGCGGCGATCAGCGGCGACACCGTCGGCTCCGAGCGGATCTGGACCGGCGAGACGCACGTGGCGCCCGCGACGGCCTCCGACAACCACCACCACGGCGAGTCGGAGACCGCGATCTACGTGGTCAGCGGCCACCCCCGGTTCGTCTTCCACGACGGCACCGAGGAGGTGCGGATCGAGACCGAGCCCGGCGACTACATCTTCGTGCCGCCGTACGTGCCGCACCGCGAGGAGAATCCGGACCCGGAGCACAAGGCCGTCGTGGTGATCTCCCGGAGCACCCAGGAGGCCATAGTCGTCAACCTCCCGGAGCTCTACGCGCTCTGA
- a CDS encoding Rrf2 family transcriptional regulator — protein MTRSWVPETVSRGHVVVLHGRGEHPGLYERFGRRLAVDGYTVVVPDLGTAPADWFDGAGDTARILVGTDTGALRAWETALETEVDGLVLAGTPLAAAPGAPAGREDEIAARTSCPIHRERLSADPDFHWGELDAGTAEPPQRLPDVPVLLLHGDADAIAPVDPVTRLGAAHPQASTAVFKDGVHDVLNDKVHRSVAARIVLFCEEIAKGAVVLPEVAATRSTRVRRAAPVHISARVDYSVRALVELASSGRQQTCESMARTQGIPLNSLVNLMVELRRGGLVHSQRGCEGGYWPARDAAEITLADVVRVVEGAVTSRHDDAERDAVWTRLGGAVADFLERITIADLAAEQRAAA, from the coding sequence ATGACCCGCAGCTGGGTGCCGGAGACCGTTTCGCGGGGCCACGTCGTGGTGCTGCACGGGCGGGGCGAACACCCCGGCCTGTACGAGCGGTTCGGCCGCAGGCTCGCCGTCGACGGCTACACCGTCGTCGTCCCGGACCTCGGCACCGCACCGGCCGACTGGTTCGACGGGGCGGGCGACACCGCCCGCATCCTCGTCGGCACCGACACCGGTGCGCTGCGCGCCTGGGAGACCGCGCTGGAGACCGAGGTGGACGGGCTGGTGCTGGCGGGCACCCCGCTGGCCGCGGCGCCCGGTGCGCCCGCCGGGCGCGAGGACGAGATCGCCGCCCGCACCTCCTGCCCGATCCACCGCGAGCGGCTCAGCGCCGACCCGGACTTCCACTGGGGCGAGCTCGACGCGGGCACCGCCGAACCGCCGCAGCGGCTCCCGGACGTGCCGGTGCTGCTGCTGCACGGCGATGCCGACGCCATCGCGCCCGTCGACCCGGTCACCCGGCTCGGCGCCGCGCACCCGCAGGCCAGCACCGCGGTGTTCAAGGACGGCGTGCACGACGTGCTCAACGACAAGGTGCACCGCAGCGTCGCCGCCCGGATCGTGCTGTTCTGCGAGGAGATCGCCAAGGGCGCCGTGGTGCTGCCGGAGGTGGCCGCGACCAGGAGCACCCGGGTGCGCCGCGCCGCGCCCGTGCACATCTCCGCGCGCGTCGACTACTCGGTGCGCGCCCTGGTGGAGCTGGCGAGCAGCGGCAGGCAGCAGACCTGCGAATCGATGGCCCGCACCCAGGGGATCCCGCTGAACTCGCTGGTGAACCTGATGGTGGAGCTGCGCCGCGGCGGCCTCGTGCACAGCCAGCGCGGCTGCGAAGGCGGCTACTGGCCGGCGCGGGACGCCGCGGAGATCACCCTCGCCGACGTGGTCCGCGTCGTCGAAGGCGCGGTGACCTCCCGGCACGACGACGCCGAGCGGGACGCGGTGTGGACGCGGCTCGGCGGCGCCGTCGCGGACTTCCTCGAACGGATCACCATCGCCGACCTGGCCGCCGAACAGCGCGCGGCGGCCTGA
- a CDS encoding LLM class flavin-dependent oxidoreductase produces the protein MSVEIVGMIGAQHVSEIHPASGPAVDPAFLRRFARAHEDGGFDRVLIGHGSGSPDGTQLAAHVAAHTDRLGLLIAHRPGFVAPTLAARTFATLDALSGGRIAVHVISGGSDADQRRDGDHLDKEQRYARTDEYLEVLERAWTEDGPIDHDGPNYRIEDFSTAVKPVQRPRIPLYFGGSSAAAYRVGGKHADVFALWGEPLAETAEQIASVRAAARAAGRTDVPGISVSFRPILGATEELAWERAHSVLDRIRAARGGFGSFTGPKTLGKDSEVANVGSQRLLAAAAKGELHDRALWTPTSQATNAAGNSTALVGTAETVAKALADYVDIGVTTLLIRGYDPLDDAIDYGRELIPAVREEVARRAGAAERTPA, from the coding sequence ATGAGTGTGGAAATCGTCGGCATGATCGGCGCCCAGCACGTCTCCGAGATCCACCCGGCGAGCGGCCCCGCCGTGGACCCGGCGTTCCTGCGCCGCTTCGCCCGCGCCCACGAGGACGGCGGCTTCGACCGGGTCCTCATCGGCCACGGCTCCGGATCCCCGGACGGCACCCAGCTGGCCGCGCACGTCGCCGCGCACACCGACCGGCTCGGGCTGCTCATCGCGCACCGGCCCGGATTCGTGGCACCCACGCTGGCCGCGCGGACCTTCGCCACGCTGGACGCGCTGTCCGGCGGGCGGATCGCGGTGCACGTCATCTCCGGCGGCAGCGACGCCGACCAACGCCGCGACGGCGACCACCTGGACAAGGAGCAGCGCTACGCGCGCACCGACGAGTACCTGGAGGTGCTCGAGCGGGCGTGGACCGAGGACGGGCCGATCGACCACGACGGGCCGAACTACCGGATCGAGGACTTCAGCACCGCGGTGAAACCCGTGCAGCGGCCCCGGATCCCGCTGTACTTCGGCGGTTCCTCCGCGGCGGCCTACCGGGTCGGCGGCAAGCACGCCGACGTGTTCGCGCTGTGGGGCGAGCCGCTGGCCGAGACCGCCGAGCAGATCGCCTCCGTCCGCGCCGCCGCGCGGGCCGCCGGACGCACCGACGTGCCCGGCATCAGCGTGTCGTTCCGGCCCATCCTCGGCGCCACCGAGGAACTCGCCTGGGAGCGCGCGCACTCCGTGCTGGACCGGATCCGGGCCGCTCGCGGCGGGTTCGGCTCCTTCACCGGGCCGAAGACGCTGGGCAAGGACTCGGAGGTCGCCAACGTCGGCTCGCAGCGCCTGCTGGCAGCGGCCGCCAAGGGCGAGCTGCACGACCGGGCGCTGTGGACCCCGACCTCGCAGGCCACCAACGCGGCCGGGAACTCCACCGCGCTCGTCGGCACCGCCGAGACCGTCGCGAAGGCGCTCGCCGACTACGTGGACATCGGGGTGACCACGCTGCTCATCCGCGGCTACGACCCGCTGGACGACGCCATCGACTACGGCCGGGAGCTCATCCCCGCCGTCCGCGAAGAAGTGGCGCGCCGCGCGGGCGCCGCCGAGCGGACACCGGCGTGA
- a CDS encoding ABC transporter ATP-binding protein: MATAPAESAASVRGLTKSFGDRTVLDGLDLDIEPGQFVALLGPSGCGKSTLLRILADLDHEISGEVRVAQRRAVAFQAPRLLPWKRVWRNVVLGLRGRPDRAKAVAALEEVGLGHRVDEWPKVLSGGEAQRASLARALVREPDLLLLDEPFSALDALTRIKVQALVGELWQRHGCAILLVTHDVEEALLLADRVLVLDGGGIVHDQLVEHPRPRDVAAPAFVAQRAELLSWLGVH; the protein is encoded by the coding sequence GTGGCCACCGCGCCCGCCGAGTCGGCGGCCTCCGTGCGCGGGCTCACCAAGAGCTTCGGCGACCGCACCGTGCTCGACGGCCTGGACCTGGACATCGAACCCGGCCAGTTCGTCGCTCTGCTCGGCCCCAGCGGCTGCGGCAAGAGCACCCTGCTGCGCATCCTCGCCGACCTCGACCACGAGATCAGCGGCGAGGTGCGGGTCGCCCAGCGGCGCGCCGTCGCCTTCCAAGCGCCGCGGCTGCTGCCGTGGAAGCGGGTGTGGCGCAACGTGGTCCTCGGCCTGCGCGGCAGGCCGGACCGGGCCAAGGCCGTGGCGGCGCTGGAGGAGGTGGGCCTCGGGCACCGGGTCGACGAGTGGCCGAAGGTGCTCTCCGGCGGCGAGGCGCAGCGCGCGTCGCTGGCCCGCGCCCTGGTGCGGGAACCGGACCTGCTGCTGCTCGACGAACCGTTCTCCGCGCTCGACGCGCTCACCCGGATCAAGGTGCAGGCGCTGGTGGGGGAGCTGTGGCAGCGGCACGGCTGCGCGATCCTGCTCGTCACCCACGACGTGGAGGAGGCGCTGCTGCTCGCCGACCGGGTGCTGGTGCTCGACGGCGGCGGCATCGTGCACGACCAGCTCGTCGAGCACCCCCGCCCGCGCGACGTGGCCGCGCCCGCGTTCGTCGCCCAGCGCGCCGAACTCCTCTCGTGGCTCGGCGTGCACTGA
- a CDS encoding ABC transporter permease gives MTLPAPESARSDTGPGPGPGAIPVTTVRTDRAKGEQRLPRWLVKTFSPIGLIVLWQVLSSTGVLDDDTLASPGTVAATAWEMWQEGRLQDAVLASVQRVAVGLVFGLVAAVVLATLSGLFRRGEDIADAPMQMLRTVPVIGLIPLLIIWFGIGETPKIVLIALAVTFPLYMNIFGGIRNVDAGLVEAAKTLGLGWFAQVRHVILPAAMPNALVGLRFSLGSAWLALVFGETINATAGIGYEMNMAREFFQTDVIVVCLVLYALLGLVADFLVRLLERTMLAWRPAFRGA, from the coding sequence ATGACCTTGCCAGCGCCCGAGAGCGCCCGATCCGACACCGGCCCCGGCCCCGGCCCCGGCGCGATACCCGTCACGACGGTGCGCACCGATCGGGCCAAGGGGGAGCAGCGGCTGCCCCGCTGGCTGGTCAAGACCTTCAGCCCGATCGGGCTGATCGTGCTGTGGCAGGTGCTCAGCTCCACCGGTGTCCTCGACGACGACACGCTCGCCTCCCCGGGCACGGTCGCCGCCACCGCCTGGGAGATGTGGCAGGAGGGCCGGTTGCAGGACGCGGTGCTCGCCTCGGTGCAGCGCGTCGCGGTCGGCCTCGTCTTCGGCCTGGTCGCCGCCGTCGTGCTCGCGACCCTCTCCGGGCTGTTCCGGCGCGGGGAGGACATCGCCGACGCCCCGATGCAGATGTTGCGCACCGTGCCGGTGATCGGCCTCATCCCGCTGCTGATCATCTGGTTCGGGATCGGGGAGACGCCGAAGATCGTGCTCATCGCGCTCGCGGTGACCTTCCCGCTGTACATGAACATCTTCGGCGGCATCCGCAACGTGGACGCCGGGCTGGTCGAAGCGGCCAAGACCCTCGGGCTCGGCTGGTTCGCCCAGGTGCGGCACGTGATCCTGCCTGCGGCGATGCCGAACGCGCTGGTGGGGCTGCGGTTCTCGCTCGGCTCGGCGTGGCTGGCGCTGGTGTTCGGCGAGACGATCAACGCGACGGCCGGCATCGGCTACGAGATGAACATGGCCCGCGAGTTCTTCCAGACCGACGTGATCGTCGTGTGCCTGGTGCTCTACGCCCTGCTCGGCCTGGTGGCCGACTTCCTCGTCCGACTTCTCGAAAGGACCATGCTGGCATGGCGACCGGCTTTCCGCGGAGCGTGA
- a CDS encoding metallophosphoesterase family protein, translating to MSSGELLAVSDLHVAMAENKDIARGLRPRTDEDWLIVAGDVGELSEDISWALGMLAERFAKVIWVPGNHELWTPKQDPLQLRGEARYLELVRRCRELGVVTPEDEFPVWTGRGGPVTIAPLFVLYDYTFRPAGTSTKEEALAVAHESGVVCSDEFLLHPDPHPTRDDWCRARLSYSERRLAECDPELPTVLVNHYPLVREPTDVLWYPQFAQWCGTVHTADWHLRHRAAAVVYGHLHIPRTTWHDGVRFQEVSVGYPREWKRHGLPDDPLRLVFPEETS from the coding sequence ATGAGCTCCGGCGAACTGCTGGCCGTCAGCGATCTGCACGTCGCGATGGCCGAGAACAAGGACATCGCGCGCGGGCTGCGGCCCCGCACCGACGAGGACTGGCTGATCGTCGCGGGCGACGTGGGCGAGCTGTCCGAGGACATCTCCTGGGCGCTGGGCATGCTCGCCGAGCGGTTCGCGAAGGTCATCTGGGTTCCCGGCAACCACGAGCTGTGGACGCCGAAGCAGGACCCGCTGCAGCTGCGCGGCGAAGCCCGCTACCTGGAACTGGTGCGCCGCTGCCGCGAACTCGGCGTCGTCACGCCGGAGGACGAGTTCCCGGTGTGGACCGGGCGCGGCGGGCCGGTGACGATCGCGCCGCTGTTCGTGCTCTACGACTACACGTTCCGCCCCGCCGGGACCTCCACGAAGGAGGAGGCGCTGGCGGTCGCGCACGAGTCGGGCGTGGTGTGCAGCGACGAGTTCCTGCTGCACCCCGATCCGCACCCGACCCGCGACGACTGGTGCCGGGCCCGGCTGTCCTACAGCGAGCGCCGGCTCGCCGAGTGCGACCCGGAACTGCCGACGGTGCTGGTGAACCACTACCCGCTGGTGCGCGAACCCACCGACGTGCTCTGGTACCCGCAGTTCGCGCAGTGGTGCGGCACGGTACACACCGCCGACTGGCACCTGCGGCACCGGGCGGCCGCGGTCGTCTACGGGCACCTGCACATCCCGCGCACCACCTGGCACGACGGCGTGCGGTTCCAGGAGGTGTCGGTGGGCTACCCGCGCGAGTGGAAGCGGCACGGGCTGCCGGACGATCCGCTGCGCCTGGTCTTCCCGGAGGAGACGTCGTGA
- a CDS encoding 4'-phosphopantetheinyl transferase family protein: MIERLLPGELAWEETRTDPPDAWLFDEEAAVIARAVDKRRREFTTARHCARAALAKIGVPAAPLLPGERGAPGWPDGVVGSMTHCAGYRAAVVGLRESVLTVGIDAEPHDALPDGVLNAVTLPAERPRIQALSTADPSVHWDRILFSAKESVYKAWFPIAREWLGFEDADLTLDRDGTFAARLLKTGPEVEGEPLTSFSGRWLADDGLIITAIARLPR, encoded by the coding sequence GTGATCGAACGCCTGCTGCCCGGCGAACTCGCCTGGGAGGAGACCCGCACCGACCCGCCGGACGCCTGGCTGTTCGACGAGGAGGCGGCGGTCATCGCGCGCGCCGTGGACAAGCGGCGCCGCGAGTTCACCACCGCGCGGCACTGCGCCCGCGCCGCCCTCGCGAAGATCGGCGTGCCCGCCGCACCGCTGCTGCCCGGCGAGCGGGGCGCACCCGGCTGGCCGGACGGGGTGGTGGGCAGCATGACGCACTGCGCCGGCTACCGGGCCGCCGTGGTGGGCCTGCGGGAGTCGGTGCTCACCGTCGGCATCGACGCCGAACCGCACGACGCGCTGCCGGACGGGGTGCTCAACGCGGTGACGCTGCCGGCCGAACGGCCGCGGATCCAGGCGCTGTCCACTGCGGACCCGTCCGTGCACTGGGACCGGATCCTGTTCAGCGCCAAGGAATCCGTGTACAAGGCGTGGTTCCCGATCGCGCGGGAGTGGCTGGGGTTCGAGGACGCCGACCTCACCCTCGACCGGGACGGGACGTTCGCCGCGCGGCTGCTGAAGACCGGGCCGGAGGTGGAGGGCGAGCCGCTCACGTCGTTCTCCGGGCGCTGGCTCGCCGACGACGGCCTCATCATCACCGCCATCGCCCGCCTGCCGCGCTGA
- a CDS encoding lipid-transfer protein, which translates to MSFAGRTAIAGIGATEFSKDSGRSELQLAAEAVRAAVTDAGLEPSDVDGLVTFTMDENTEIAVARELGVPELRFFSRVHYGGGAACATVQQAALAVSAGIADVVVCYRAFNERSGHRFGQVQAAAAAAPTSSGVDNGWSYPVGLGTPGAQVAMFARRYLHEYGATSEDFGRVAVVDRAHAATNPNAWFHGRPITLAEHQASRWITEPLHLLDCCQESDGGVALVVVSAERARDLPHPPAVVAAAAQGSGPDQFTMTSYYRDELAALPEMGLVARQLWRQAGIGPQDVRMAVLYDHFTPFVLVQLEELGFCGRGEARHFIADGGIGLDGRLPINTHGGQLGEAYVHGMNGIAEAVRQLRGTAANQLADVPNVLVTAGTGVPTSGLVLTTP; encoded by the coding sequence ATGAGCTTCGCGGGACGGACCGCCATCGCCGGGATCGGCGCCACCGAGTTCTCCAAGGACTCCGGCCGCAGCGAACTCCAGCTGGCCGCCGAGGCGGTCCGCGCCGCGGTCACCGACGCCGGGCTCGAACCGTCCGATGTGGATGGTCTGGTGACGTTCACGATGGACGAGAACACCGAGATCGCGGTGGCGCGCGAACTGGGCGTGCCCGAACTGCGGTTCTTCAGCCGGGTGCACTACGGCGGCGGTGCCGCCTGCGCCACCGTGCAGCAGGCCGCGCTCGCCGTCTCGGCCGGGATCGCGGACGTGGTGGTGTGCTACCGGGCGTTCAACGAGCGCTCCGGGCACCGGTTCGGGCAGGTGCAGGCCGCTGCGGCCGCCGCCCCCACCTCGTCCGGGGTGGACAACGGCTGGAGCTACCCCGTCGGGCTCGGCACGCCGGGTGCGCAGGTCGCCATGTTCGCCCGCCGCTACCTGCACGAGTACGGCGCCACCAGCGAGGACTTCGGCCGGGTCGCGGTCGTCGACCGCGCGCACGCCGCCACCAACCCGAACGCCTGGTTCCACGGGCGCCCCATCACCCTCGCCGAGCACCAGGCGTCCCGGTGGATCACCGAACCGCTGCACCTGCTGGACTGCTGCCAGGAGAGCGACGGCGGGGTGGCGCTCGTCGTGGTCAGCGCCGAACGGGCCCGGGACCTGCCGCACCCGCCCGCCGTGGTCGCCGCCGCCGCGCAGGGCAGCGGGCCGGACCAGTTCACCATGACCAGCTACTACCGGGACGAGCTCGCCGCGCTCCCGGAGATGGGGCTGGTCGCCCGCCAGCTGTGGCGGCAGGCCGGGATCGGGCCGCAGGACGTGCGGATGGCGGTGCTCTACGACCACTTCACGCCGTTCGTGCTGGTGCAGCTCGAAGAACTCGGCTTCTGCGGGCGCGGCGAGGCGCGGCACTTCATCGCCGACGGCGGCATCGGGCTGGACGGGCGGTTGCCGATCAACACCCACGGCGGGCAGCTCGGCGAGGCGTACGTGCACGGCATGAACGGCATCGCCGAGGCGGTCCGCCAGCTCCGCGGCACCGCCGCCAACCAGCTCGCCGACGTCCCCAACGTCCTCGTCACCGCCGGAACCGGGGTCCCCACCAGCGGCCTCGTCCTCACCACCCCCTGA
- a CDS encoding MaoC/PaaZ C-terminal domain-containing protein yields the protein MTTLPRTRTAPEVRVGESLPEVRIEMTPTFIVSSALATRDFQDVHHDRDRAQAGGSADIFVNILTSTGLAQRYVTDWAGPEALVRGVSVRLGAPCYAHDTLALFGQVLSRADDGEFEVEVLGRNGLGEHLRGTVRVALPEGAS from the coding sequence ATGACCACGTTGCCGCGCACGCGCACCGCCCCGGAGGTGCGGGTGGGGGAGTCGCTGCCGGAGGTACGGATCGAGATGACGCCGACCTTCATCGTCAGCAGCGCGCTCGCCACCCGCGACTTCCAGGACGTGCACCACGACCGCGACCGGGCGCAGGCCGGGGGATCCGCGGACATCTTCGTCAACATCCTCACCAGCACCGGGCTCGCGCAGCGCTACGTCACCGACTGGGCGGGCCCGGAGGCGCTGGTGCGCGGCGTGTCGGTGCGGCTCGGCGCACCCTGCTACGCGCACGACACCTTGGCGCTGTTCGGGCAGGTGCTGTCCCGCGCCGACGACGGCGAGTTCGAGGTGGAGGTGCTGGGCCGCAACGGACTCGGCGAACACCTGCGCGGCACCGTCCGGGTCGCGCTGCCGGAGGGGGCATCATGA
- a CDS encoding bifunctional MaoC family dehydratase N-terminal/OB-fold nucleic acid binding domain-containing protein has product MGVQVERDADAEIRAVAERIRAAGESGPRLARDPVNQPMINNWVEALGDENPVYADESAATASVHGGLVAPPAMAQVWTMPGLRPDFDTDDPLHAMMTALDERGFTSVVATNSEQTYHRYLRHGERIGVTTRLESVVGPKRTGLGDGWFVTTRSTWYSGAEPVAEMMFRVLKFRPPQGEPAAPAAEPEPAPAILPAISRDTAYFWAGTAERELRIQRCGGCGLLRHPPGPMCPECGATSPTHLVAAGLGEVYSYVVHHHPPLPGKTLPLVIALVELDEGVRMLGELHGVEPDRVEIGLRVQVDYRAEGEITTPFWRPAGGAA; this is encoded by the coding sequence ATGGGCGTGCAGGTGGAGCGGGACGCCGATGCGGAGATCCGGGCGGTGGCCGAGCGGATCCGGGCGGCGGGGGAGTCGGGGCCGCGGCTCGCCCGCGATCCGGTGAACCAACCGATGATCAACAACTGGGTGGAGGCGCTGGGCGACGAGAACCCCGTCTACGCCGACGAATCCGCGGCCACCGCCTCCGTCCACGGTGGACTCGTCGCCCCGCCCGCGATGGCGCAGGTGTGGACGATGCCCGGGCTGCGCCCCGACTTCGACACCGACGATCCGCTGCACGCGATGATGACCGCGCTGGACGAGCGCGGTTTCACCTCGGTGGTCGCGACGAACAGCGAGCAGACCTACCACCGGTACCTGCGCCACGGCGAGCGGATCGGCGTCACCACCCGGCTCGAATCGGTGGTCGGCCCCAAGCGGACCGGCCTCGGCGACGGCTGGTTCGTCACCACCCGCAGCACCTGGTACTCCGGGGCGGAACCGGTCGCGGAGATGATGTTCCGGGTGCTGAAGTTCCGGCCGCCGCAGGGGGAACCGGCCGCTCCGGCGGCCGAACCGGAACCGGCGCCGGCGATCCTGCCCGCGATCAGCCGGGACACCGCGTACTTCTGGGCCGGCACCGCCGAGCGGGAGCTCCGGATCCAGCGCTGCGGCGGTTGCGGCCTGCTGCGCCACCCGCCGGGCCCGATGTGCCCGGAGTGCGGCGCCACCTCGCCGACGCACCTGGTCGCCGCCGGGCTCGGCGAGGTGTACAGCTACGTGGTGCACCACCACCCGCCGCTACCGGGCAAGACGCTGCCGCTGGTGATCGCGCTGGTGGAACTGGACGAAGGGGTGCGGATGCTCGGCGAGCTGCACGGCGTCGAACCGGACCGGGTCGAGATCGGCCTGCGGGTCCAGGTGGACTACCGGGCCGAAGGGGAGATCACCACGCCGTTCTGGCGGCCGGCCGGAGGTGCCGCATGA